A window of Planktothrix tepida PCC 9214 genomic DNA:
NNNNNNNNNNNNNNNNNNNNNNNNNNNNNNNNNNNNNNNNNNNNNNNNNNNNNNNNNNNNNNNNNNNNNNNNNNNNNNNNNNNNNNNNNNNNNNNNNNNNNNNNNNNNNNNNNNNNNNNNNNNNNNNNNNNNNNNNNNNNNNNNNNNNNNNNNNNNNNNNNNNNNNNNNNNNNNNNNNNNNNNNNNNNNNNNNNNNNNNNNNNNNNNNNNNNNNNNNNNNNNNNNNNNNNNNNNNNNNNNNNNNNNNNNNNNNNNNNNNNNNNNNNNNNNNNNNNNNNNNNNNNNNNNNNNNNNNNNNNNNNNNNNNNNNNNNNNNNNNNNNNNNNNNNNNNNNNNNNNNNNNNNNNNNNNNNNNNNNNNNNNNNNNNNNNNNNNNNNNNNNNNNNNNNNNNNNNNNNNNNNNNNNNNNNNNNNNNNNNNNNNNNNNNNNNNNNNNNNNNNNNNNNNNNNNNNNNNNNNNNNNNNNNNNNNNNNNNNNNNNNNNNNNNNNNNNNNNNNNNNNNNNNNNNNNNNNNNNNNNNNNNNNNNNNNNNNNNNNNNNNNNNNNNNNNNNNNNNNNNNNNNNNNNNNNNNNNNNNNNNNNNNNNNNNNNNNNNNNNNNNNNNNNNNNNNNNNNNNNNNNNNNNNNNNNNNNNNNNNNNNNNNNNNNNNNNNNNNNNNNNNNNNNNNNNNNNNNNNNNNNNNNNNNNNNNNNNNNNNNNNNNNNNNNNNNNNNNNNNNNNNNNNNNNNNNNNNNNNNNNNNNNNNNNNNNNNNNNNNNNNNNNNNNNNNNNNNNNNNNNNNNNNNNNNNNNNNNNNNNNNNNNNNNNNNNNNNNNNNNNNNNNNNNNNNNNNNNNNNNNNNNNNNNNNNNNNNNNNNNNNNNNNNNNNNNNNNNNNNNNNNNNNNNNNNNNNNNNNNNNNNNNNNNNNNNNNNNNNNNNNNNNNNNNNNNNNNNNNNNNNNNNNNNNNNNNNNNNNNNNNNNNNNNNNNNNNNNNNNNNNNNNNNNNNNNNNNNNNNNNNNNNNNNNNNNNNNNNNNNNNNNNNNNNNNNNNNNNNNNNNNNNNNNNNNNNNACTGGCATTGGCAGTTAAAGAAGCAGCGAATTGGCAATGTCAAAAATGTGGTTTATTCTGTATCAAGCCGGGAGAACCGTTATCAGATGCTATGAAATCCCGACGCCGAGCTTATACACTGCAAGTGCATCACTGGAATCATAACCCGGCTGATAATCGTTTAGAAAATTTGGTTCCGTTATGTAGTAGTTGCCATTTGGCTTGTCATCGTCGCAGTCGAGGAAATATTTCCCCAGGGCAGTTATCCCTTAACTTAAAATTATCCTAATTCCGAATTTAACGCTGAAGTTTTGGCTAAATTTCTTCAAGTCCGGCTTCAATTAAAGCTCGGTTTAAATCCTCAACTAAATTCAGAGATTTAGCCTGATTATTAAGGTAAACTTTATCTAAAGAGTCTCCTTGTACTTTTAATATCCCCAATATATCTCGCCATTGCTTTTGGGACTGATTGAAATTTCGCCACTGCAACTTATTAAGGATTAGATCTTCAGGTGAGGCGAGAAAAACTGTTGCACCTGTGGGAATTTGATATTGTTGTCGTCGTTCCAGCTTCAAACGCTCAAATTCTGAATCAG
This region includes:
- a CDS encoding HNH endonuclease, which produces LALAVKEAANWQCQKCGLFCIKPGEPLSDAMKSRRRAYTLQVHHWNHNPADNRLENLVPLCSSCHLACHRRSRGNISPGQLSLNLKLS